Proteins encoded together in one uncultured Desulfosarcina sp. window:
- the tgt gene encoding tRNA guanosine(34) transglycosylase Tgt, whose product MIDFKLLANSENARAGELTTAHGKITTPVFMPVGTQATVKALTPEELKEAGAQIILGNTYHLYLRPGTEIIGRFDGLHRFMHWDRPILTDSGGFQVFSLAKLRKLTEEGYQFQSHIDGSRHLFTPEKSIEVQICLDSDIIMCLDQCLEYPATHEQAVAALELTTRWAKRCKMHWEMQTGGRNHLFGIVQGGMFADLRQRSAEEIMGIDFPGYAIGGLSVGEPKELMMEMAAHTLPLLPADRPRYIMGVGTPEDLVELVDLGADMFDCVMPTRNARNGQLFTERGTINICNARFREDEGPVDSSCGCYTCRHYSRAYLRHLYTAREILAYRLNTIHNVHYYVNLLKAMRAAILAGTFEAFKKDFYEKRQVESA is encoded by the coding sequence ATGATTGATTTCAAATTATTAGCAAATTCCGAAAACGCCCGTGCCGGCGAGCTAACTACCGCCCACGGAAAAATAACCACCCCCGTCTTCATGCCCGTGGGCACCCAGGCCACGGTCAAGGCGCTGACCCCGGAGGAATTGAAAGAGGCAGGCGCCCAAATCATTCTGGGCAACACCTATCATCTTTACTTGCGACCCGGCACCGAAATCATCGGCCGGTTTGACGGGTTGCACCGTTTCATGCATTGGGACCGGCCCATTCTTACCGATAGCGGCGGATTTCAGGTGTTTTCCCTGGCCAAGCTACGCAAGCTGACCGAAGAGGGCTATCAATTTCAGTCCCACATCGACGGGTCGCGGCACCTGTTTACACCGGAAAAATCTATCGAGGTGCAGATCTGCCTCGACTCGGACATCATCATGTGCCTGGACCAGTGCCTGGAGTATCCGGCCACCCACGAGCAGGCCGTCGCGGCCCTGGAACTGACCACCCGCTGGGCCAAACGCTGCAAGATGCACTGGGAGATGCAGACCGGAGGGCGGAATCATCTCTTCGGCATTGTCCAGGGGGGCATGTTTGCCGACCTGCGCCAGCGGTCGGCCGAGGAGATCATGGGGATCGACTTTCCCGGCTATGCCATCGGCGGGTTGAGCGTGGGCGAACCCAAGGAACTGATGATGGAGATGGCTGCCCACACCCTGCCCCTGCTGCCGGCCGACCGGCCGCGATACATTATGGGGGTGGGCACGCCCGAGGACCTGGTGGAACTGGTCGACCTGGGCGCAGATATGTTCGACTGCGTCATGCCCACCCGCAACGCCCGCAACGGCCAGTTGTTCACCGAACGGGGCACCATCAACATCTGCAACGCCCGTTTCCGCGAGGACGAGGGGCCGGTGGATTCGTCCTGCGGCTGCTATACCTGCCGCCATTACAGCCGGGCCTACCTGCGGCACCTGTACACGGCCCGGGAGATTCTCGCCTACCGGCTCAACACGATCCACAACGTCCACTATTATGTAAATTTGTTGAAAGCGATGCGTGCGGCCATTCTTGCAGGGACCTTTGAAGCGTTTAAAAAAGATTTCTATGAGAAACGACAGGTGGAGTCCGCTTGA
- a CDS encoding DUF4143 domain-containing protein → MVRLLKPWFTNIGKRLVKRPKLYIRDSGLLHALMAIRSIRDLTTHNKLGASWEGFAIEHAVRAIGKRNEELFFWRTHSGAEVDLFWQEHGKNWAIEVKYADAPRFTPSMASALKDLELSHLWVLYPGDRAYPLGADVSTLPLTEMRDPWQYP, encoded by the coding sequence ATGGTGCGCCTATTAAAGCCCTGGTTCACCAACATCGGTAAACGGCTTGTGAAAAGGCCGAAATTGTATATTCGCGATTCAGGATTGTTGCACGCGCTGATGGCGATTCGGTCAATTCGCGACTTGACTACTCATAACAAGCTTGGGGCTTCCTGGGAAGGATTTGCCATCGAACATGCGGTTCGGGCCATTGGCAAACGTAATGAGGAATTATTTTTTTGGCGAACCCATAGCGGCGCCGAAGTTGATTTGTTCTGGCAAGAACATGGGAAAAACTGGGCGATTGAAGTAAAATATGCTGATGCTCCGCGCTTTACCCCTTCAATGGCCAGCGCTTTGAAGGATCTGGAGCTATCCCATCTTTGGGTATTGTATCCGGGAGATCGTGCCTATCCATTGGGTGCGGACGTCAGCACCCTTCCATTGACGGAGATGAGAGATCCTTGGCAATATCCTTGA
- a CDS encoding NifU family protein yields MKEKVEAAINKIRPMLQADGGDVELISVENGIVKVRLQGACAGCPMSQMTLKNGIERVLKQQIPEVKAVESA; encoded by the coding sequence ATGAAAGAAAAAGTAGAAGCGGCCATCAATAAAATCCGGCCCATGCTCCAGGCCGACGGCGGCGACGTGGAACTGATCAGTGTGGAGAACGGCATCGTCAAGGTGCGTTTGCAAGGCGCCTGCGCCGGCTGCCCCATGTCCCAGATGACCCTGAAAAACGGCATCGAACGGGTGCTCAAGCAGCAGATTCCGGAAGTCAAAGCGGTCGAATCGGCTTGA
- a CDS encoding cache domain-containing protein, whose protein sequence is MVNLSRRFADLRIRYKLLISYSLVLLLSLTIGSGIIFFFVKQAIQTNIESELTNITQTILNMVRTSASVSIKNHLRAVAEKNREIALHFYNKALAGEISMEAAQQQTREVMLSQTIGKTGYIYCIDSQGIILIHPEKALIRVDLSEHAFIAEQKVRKVGYLEYNWKNPGETQPRPKALYMTYFEPWDWIVSVTSYRNEFRELVNVDDFRDSILSIVFGQTGYSYVLNLDGNIIVHPSLVGNYYEAVDVRGKQFIQEMCSRKNGKIIYSWAAPGEPEAREKLVIFNYIPEYQWIVASSSFLEEFYAPLKTIGHLILATVVISFILVLPLTFRISSSITNPLRELMDRFASGARGDISVRMERNSRDEVGTLARYFNTFMERLEAYSESLTTEIADRKKAEAAIRKSEAKYRELVENANSIILRMTPEGKITFFNEFAQRFFGFTEKEILGRSAIGTIVPEETPGGIRMMVAPSNPRGDRESANMLCDGKRVWIAWTSRATYDQSGVPKEYLCIGTDVTESRKMETMMVQTEKMMSVGGLAAGMAHEINNPLGGMLQSLQNVIRRVSPGLPANEAEAEACGTRLETIRCYLEKREIPRFLDNIRVSGERASHIVENMLSFSRRSESKKVPVDLSGLLDKAVELAAHDYDLKKKFDFRHIRIQRRYDADMPQVPCAATEIEQVVLNLLRNAAQAMREGEKSVPSPCITLHVRKESEFAVIEIADNGPGMDEARIKRIFEPFYTTKEVGVGTGLGLSVSYFIVTNNHGGTMTAESTPGEGASFIIRLPLEETIAG, encoded by the coding sequence ATGGTGAACCTGTCCCGCCGATTTGCGGATCTGCGCATCCGCTACAAGCTGCTGATCAGCTACTCCCTGGTGCTGCTGCTCAGTCTGACCATTGGCAGCGGGATCATTTTTTTCTTCGTCAAGCAGGCCATCCAGACCAATATCGAGAGCGAGCTGACGAACATCACCCAGACCATTTTGAACATGGTCCGCACGTCGGCCAGCGTTTCCATTAAAAACCACCTGCGCGCCGTTGCCGAAAAAAATCGTGAGATCGCCCTGCATTTCTACAACAAGGCCCTGGCCGGAGAGATCAGTATGGAGGCGGCCCAGCAGCAGACCCGGGAGGTGATGCTGAGCCAGACCATCGGCAAGACCGGCTACATCTACTGCATTGACAGCCAGGGCATCATCCTGATTCACCCGGAAAAAGCCCTGATCCGCGTCGATCTTTCCGAACACGCCTTCATTGCCGAACAGAAGGTCCGCAAGGTCGGCTACCTGGAATACAACTGGAAAAATCCGGGTGAAACCCAACCCCGGCCCAAGGCCCTTTACATGACTTACTTCGAGCCCTGGGACTGGATCGTTTCGGTCACCTCCTACCGCAATGAATTCCGCGAACTGGTAAACGTGGATGATTTTCGTGACAGCATTCTTTCCATCGTTTTCGGGCAGACCGGTTATTCCTACGTGCTAAACTTGGATGGTAACATTATTGTGCACCCCTCTCTGGTGGGTAACTATTACGAAGCCGTCGATGTCAGGGGAAAACAGTTCATCCAGGAGATGTGCAGTCGTAAGAACGGCAAGATCATCTATTCCTGGGCGGCACCGGGAGAGCCGGAAGCGCGGGAAAAACTGGTGATCTTCAACTATATTCCCGAATACCAGTGGATTGTGGCCTCTTCCAGTTTTCTGGAGGAGTTCTATGCGCCGCTAAAGACCATCGGACATTTGATCCTTGCCACGGTGGTGATTTCGTTCATCCTTGTTTTGCCGCTTACTTTCCGCATCAGTTCGTCTATTACCAATCCCCTGCGGGAGCTGATGGACCGGTTCGCTTCGGGTGCCAGAGGAGATATATCGGTGCGCATGGAGCGCAACAGCCGGGACGAGGTGGGCACCTTGGCCCGCTATTTCAATACCTTCATGGAACGTTTGGAGGCCTATAGCGAAAGCCTTACAACGGAAATTGCCGACCGTAAAAAAGCCGAGGCCGCCATCCGCAAAAGCGAGGCCAAGTACCGCGAACTGGTGGAAAACGCCAACAGCATCATCCTGCGCATGACTCCAGAAGGAAAGATCACTTTTTTCAATGAGTTCGCCCAGCGGTTTTTTGGATTCACCGAAAAGGAAATTCTGGGAAGATCGGCCATCGGAACCATCGTGCCCGAGGAGACCCCCGGCGGCATTCGCATGATGGTGGCGCCTTCCAACCCGCGCGGGGATCGTGAATCGGCCAACATGTTGTGCGACGGCAAGCGGGTGTGGATTGCCTGGACCAGCCGGGCCACTTACGATCAAAGCGGGGTGCCCAAGGAGTACCTGTGCATCGGAACCGACGTCACCGAGTCGCGCAAGATGGAAACCATGATGGTTCAAACGGAGAAGATGATGAGCGTCGGCGGGTTGGCCGCCGGTATGGCCCATGAGATCAACAACCCGCTGGGCGGCATGCTGCAAAGCCTCCAGAACGTAATCCGGCGCGTGTCTCCGGGGTTGCCCGCCAACGAAGCCGAGGCCGAAGCCTGCGGCACCCGCCTGGAAACCATCCGTTGTTACCTGGAAAAAAGGGAAATCCCCCGCTTCCTGGATAATATCCGCGTCTCCGGCGAACGGGCTTCCCATATCGTCGAAAACATGCTCAGTTTCAGCCGGCGTAGCGAATCGAAGAAAGTGCCGGTGGATCTTTCCGGATTGCTGGACAAGGCCGTTGAACTGGCGGCCCACGACTATGACCTGAAAAAGAAATTCGACTTCCGCCATATCCGCATCCAGCGCCGCTACGATGCGGACATGCCGCAGGTTCCCTGTGCGGCCACCGAGATCGAACAGGTGGTGCTCAACCTGCTGCGCAATGCCGCCCAGGCCATGCGAGAAGGCGAAAAATCGGTGCCGTCGCCCTGCATTACCCTGCATGTGAGAAAGGAATCGGAGTTCGCCGTCATTGAAATTGCGGACAACGGCCCCGGTATGGACGAGGCCCGGATCAAGCGAATTTTCGAGCCGTTTTATACCACCAAAGAGGTAGGGGTGGGCACCGGACTGGGGCTTTCGGTCTCCTATTTTATCGTTACCAATAACCATGGCGGTACCATGACAGCCGAATCGACGCCGGGCGAGGGTGCCAGTTTCATCATTCGACTGCCGCTGGAGGAGACGATTGCCGGGTGA
- a CDS encoding sigma 54-interacting transcriptional regulator yields the protein MNTTPPPNNKRVLIIDDEDIIRDSVATYLGDSGFTVHQAGDGREGLQRFQEIRPDVVLLDLRMPRMDGLDVLEAISGELDQVPVIVVTGAGVLQDAVAALRLGAFDFVTKPIVDMAVLEHAVLRALERNRLKEENRRYQAHLEDEIRIRTRDLHRRTEELEAANAELQTEIGIREKTATALKQSESRLAEMVSIFQGFIYTCDANFRLEFVNRTLARHVGDDVIGKLCHRALYRLKQPCPWCRYTDVLKGESAHTEFFNERDGRWYDAVQAPVFDGQGQVRNLQAVVLDITERKTTEDWLRQREAQLSKKIRRLKSNLRTASRFGRIIGKSRPMQEVYENILKAAESNAHVIIYGESGTGKELVARTIHDLSDRGSKKFVTVHCGAIPDTLIESEFFGYRKGAFTGADQDKPGYLDAADGGTLFMDEVGELNLTMQVKLLRAIEGGGYTPIGSRAVRQADLRIVAATNRNLRASLDAGRFRKDFYYRIHILPIYLPPLKSRKEDIPLLVNHFVNDFPHGDKLPVIPQRVIAAMQEYDWPGNVRELQNTVHRYITLGKIDFLDLPADEAEAPTLSDSLAAFQPDGVNQPLSEAVRTFEKGYILHLLNENQWHRSRVARLLGVDRRTLFRKMKTLGL from the coding sequence ATGAACACTACGCCGCCACCCAACAATAAACGCGTCCTGATTATCGACGATGAAGATATCATCCGGGACAGCGTTGCCACCTACCTTGGCGACAGCGGTTTTACCGTGCACCAGGCAGGAGACGGCCGGGAAGGGCTGCAACGATTTCAAGAGATCCGGCCCGATGTGGTCCTGCTGGACCTGCGCATGCCGCGCATGGACGGTCTCGATGTGCTGGAAGCCATTTCCGGGGAACTGGACCAGGTCCCCGTGATCGTGGTGACCGGCGCCGGCGTTCTTCAGGACGCCGTGGCCGCCCTGCGCCTGGGGGCTTTCGATTTTGTCACCAAGCCCATTGTGGACATGGCGGTTCTCGAACATGCGGTGCTGCGGGCCTTGGAGCGCAACCGCCTCAAAGAGGAAAATCGACGCTACCAGGCGCACTTGGAAGATGAAATCCGCATTCGTACCCGGGACCTTCATCGCCGCACCGAGGAACTGGAGGCGGCCAATGCGGAGCTGCAGACCGAAATTGGAATTCGCGAAAAAACCGCCACGGCATTGAAGCAGAGCGAATCGCGTCTGGCCGAGATGGTCTCCATTTTCCAGGGGTTCATCTACACCTGCGATGCGAATTTCCGTCTGGAATTCGTCAACCGGACCCTGGCCCGCCACGTGGGGGACGATGTGATCGGCAAGCTTTGCCATAGGGCGCTTTACCGGCTGAAGCAGCCCTGTCCGTGGTGCCGCTATACAGACGTCTTAAAAGGCGAGTCGGCCCATACCGAATTTTTCAACGAGCGGGACGGACGATGGTACGATGCCGTTCAGGCCCCGGTTTTCGACGGCCAGGGGCAGGTCCGCAACCTTCAGGCGGTTGTCCTGGACATCACCGAACGCAAGACCACCGAAGATTGGCTGCGGCAGCGCGAGGCGCAGCTATCCAAAAAAATTAGGCGGCTGAAGTCCAACCTGCGCACGGCCAGCCGGTTCGGTCGCATCATCGGAAAAAGCCGCCCCATGCAGGAGGTTTACGAAAACATCCTTAAAGCGGCCGAATCCAATGCCCATGTGATCATCTACGGCGAATCGGGAACAGGCAAGGAACTGGTGGCCAGGACCATTCACGACCTCAGCGATCGTGGCAGCAAAAAGTTTGTGACCGTCCACTGCGGCGCCATTCCGGACACCTTGATCGAAAGCGAATTTTTTGGATACCGGAAAGGCGCCTTTACCGGTGCGGATCAGGATAAGCCCGGCTATCTGGACGCCGCCGATGGCGGCACCCTGTTCATGGATGAAGTGGGCGAGCTGAACCTGACCATGCAGGTCAAGCTGCTGCGGGCCATCGAAGGCGGAGGCTATACGCCCATCGGCAGCAGGGCGGTCAGGCAGGCGGATCTTCGCATCGTTGCGGCTACCAACCGCAACCTGCGTGCCAGTCTGGATGCCGGGCGTTTCCGCAAGGACTTTTATTACCGTATCCATATCCTGCCTATCTATTTGCCGCCCCTGAAATCCAGAAAAGAGGACATCCCTTTGCTGGTGAATCATTTCGTCAACGATTTTCCCCATGGCGACAAGCTTCCCGTTATACCTCAACGCGTCATCGCGGCCATGCAGGAGTACGATTGGCCCGGCAATGTCCGTGAACTGCAAAACACCGTTCATCGCTATATCACGTTAGGAAAGATCGATTTTCTGGATCTTCCGGCAGACGAAGCCGAAGCACCGACACTTTCAGACAGCCTCGCCGCCTTCCAACCGGACGGCGTCAACCAGCCCCTGAGCGAAGCCGTGCGTACTTTTGAAAAAGGCTATATCCTGCACCTGCTCAACGAAAACCAATGGCACCGTTCCCGGGTAGCCCGTTTGTTGGGCGTTGACCGTCGAACGCTGTTCCGCAAAATGAAGACCCTCGGGCTATAA
- a CDS encoding acetate uptake transporter — protein MSAPGQGNPAVVGLAGFGLTTLILQIHNLGLCGIGPVLALALAFGGTAQLIAGFQEFKCGNNFGYSAFVSYGSFWIALGIIWMLNHYKIYTLNHTDVGFFLVVWTLYTAIMWVGAMRVHGAMATTFTLLLLGFIGLDLAHFGFPGLTKPTAVILIFCALMAWYMMAAAIYAQVFGKEILPLGKPWISPDPEPVGKLAGESA, from the coding sequence ATGTCAGCACCCGGTCAAGGCAATCCAGCAGTCGTCGGTTTGGCAGGTTTCGGTTTAACCACACTCATTCTCCAAATTCACAATCTCGGACTGTGCGGCATCGGCCCCGTGCTGGCCCTGGCGTTGGCTTTCGGTGGCACCGCCCAACTGATCGCCGGATTTCAGGAGTTCAAATGCGGCAACAATTTCGGATACAGCGCTTTTGTCTCCTACGGTTCTTTCTGGATCGCCCTGGGTATCATCTGGATGCTGAATCACTATAAGATTTATACCCTCAACCATACGGATGTCGGGTTCTTCCTGGTCGTCTGGACCCTTTACACCGCCATTATGTGGGTAGGCGCCATGCGGGTTCACGGTGCCATGGCCACTACCTTCACGTTGCTTCTGCTTGGCTTTATCGGTTTGGATCTGGCCCATTTCGGGTTTCCCGGACTGACCAAACCCACTGCGGTCATTTTAATTTTCTGCGCCCTGATGGCCTGGTACATGATGGCCGCCGCCATATATGCCCAGGTGTTCGGCAAAGAGATTCTACCTCTGGGAAAACCATGGATTTCTCCAGATCCCGAACCGGTTGGCAAACTGGCCGGAGAGTCGGCCTGA
- a CDS encoding propionyl-CoA synthetase, producing the protein MTNAYEAAYEESIRDPEAFWGKAAEDCHWYKRWDKVLDDSNKPFYRWFAGGVLNTCYNALDFHVENGRADQAALIYDSPVTDTIKTYTYRELRDETAKFAGVLAGQGVAKGDRVLIYMPMIAEAAIAMLACARIGAIHSVVFGGFAAKELATRINDAKPKAIVSASCGIEVKKVIQYKPLLDAAIDMAEHKPEFCVILQRPMAKAEMIVGRDIDWTEAMVSAKPADCVPVAATDPLYILYTSGTTGQPKGVVRDNGGHLVALKWTMKAIYDIDAGDVFWAASDVGWVVGHSYIVYAPLFKGATTILFEGKPVGTPDAGVFWRVISQHNVKSQFTAPTAFRAIKRDDPKGELIKKYDLSNFKILFLAGERSDPDTIQWSENNLKVPVIDHWWQTETGWAIAANCMGLHQYPVKYGSPTKAVPGWNLQVVDANNQQVAPGEIGALVVKLPLPPGTLPTLYKNDDRFVEAYLDEFPGYYKTADAGYIDEEGYAYVMARTDDIINVAGHRLSTGAMEEVLADHPDVAECAVLGVEDKLKGQIPIGFLVLNAGVDRPAEEIQKEVVQMVRDRIGPVAAFKTATVVNRLPKTRSGKILRGTIQKIADNKEYKVPATIDDPAILGEMEAALKGIGYGTARQ; encoded by the coding sequence ATGACCAATGCATACGAGGCGGCCTATGAAGAATCGATTCGTGACCCCGAGGCCTTCTGGGGAAAAGCGGCCGAGGACTGCCACTGGTACAAACGCTGGGATAAAGTTCTGGACGACAGCAATAAACCGTTTTACCGCTGGTTTGCCGGCGGGGTGCTGAACACCTGCTACAATGCGCTGGACTTTCATGTCGAAAACGGTCGCGCCGATCAGGCGGCCCTGATCTACGACAGCCCGGTCACCGATACCATCAAGACCTATACGTACCGGGAGCTTCGGGATGAAACCGCCAAGTTTGCCGGCGTCCTGGCCGGCCAGGGTGTGGCCAAAGGCGACCGGGTGCTTATCTACATGCCCATGATCGCCGAAGCGGCCATCGCCATGCTGGCCTGTGCCCGTATCGGTGCCATCCACTCCGTGGTGTTCGGCGGTTTTGCGGCCAAGGAACTGGCCACGCGCATCAACGATGCCAAGCCCAAGGCCATCGTGTCGGCCTCCTGCGGCATCGAAGTCAAAAAGGTGATCCAGTACAAACCGCTGCTGGACGCAGCCATCGACATGGCCGAGCATAAGCCCGAGTTCTGCGTGATCCTCCAGCGGCCCATGGCAAAAGCGGAAATGATCGTCGGCCGGGATATCGACTGGACCGAGGCCATGGTTTCCGCAAAGCCGGCCGACTGCGTTCCCGTTGCCGCCACCGACCCCCTGTACATCCTCTACACCTCGGGTACCACCGGTCAACCCAAGGGCGTGGTGCGGGACAACGGCGGCCATCTGGTGGCCCTGAAGTGGACCATGAAGGCGATCTACGATATCGATGCCGGCGACGTATTCTGGGCCGCTTCGGACGTGGGCTGGGTGGTCGGTCACTCCTATATTGTTTATGCGCCGCTGTTTAAAGGCGCCACGACCATCCTCTTCGAAGGCAAACCCGTGGGCACGCCCGATGCCGGGGTGTTCTGGCGGGTGATCTCCCAACACAATGTCAAATCCCAGTTCACGGCGCCCACCGCCTTCCGTGCCATTAAACGGGATGATCCCAAGGGCGAATTGATCAAGAAATACGACCTGTCCAATTTCAAGATTCTCTTCCTTGCCGGTGAGCGTTCCGATCCGGACACGATCCAGTGGTCGGAGAACAACCTCAAGGTTCCCGTCATCGACCACTGGTGGCAGACCGAAACCGGATGGGCTATCGCCGCCAACTGCATGGGGCTGCATCAGTATCCGGTCAAGTACGGTTCGCCTACCAAGGCGGTTCCCGGATGGAACCTGCAGGTGGTGGATGCCAACAATCAGCAGGTTGCGCCGGGCGAAATCGGCGCCCTGGTGGTGAAACTGCCCCTGCCTCCGGGGACCCTGCCCACCTTGTACAAAAACGATGACCGTTTTGTTGAAGCCTACCTGGATGAATTTCCGGGATATTACAAAACCGCCGACGCCGGCTATATCGACGAAGAGGGCTATGCCTACGTCATGGCCCGCACCGACGACATCATCAATGTCGCTGGCCACCGCCTCTCTACCGGCGCCATGGAGGAGGTGTTGGCCGACCATCCGGACGTAGCCGAGTGCGCCGTGCTGGGTGTGGAGGACAAACTCAAGGGTCAGATTCCAATCGGTTTTCTGGTGCTCAATGCCGGGGTGGATCGGCCTGCGGAAGAGATCCAGAAGGAAGTGGTCCAGATGGTGCGCGACCGCATCGGTCCGGTGGCCGCATTCAAGACCGCCACTGTGGTCAATCGGCTGCCCAAAACCCGGTCGGGAAAGATCCTGAGGGGCACCATCCAGAAAATTGCCGACAACAAGGAATACAAGGTCCCGGCCACCATTGACGACCCGGCCATTCTCGGGGAAATGGAAGCGGCGCTGAAAGGCATCGGCTACGGAACGGCTCGCCAGTAG
- a CDS encoding diaminopropionate ammonia-lyase, translating to MMTTIESCGLRYVLASPAAISPPADFTDAHARQALSFHSTLPGYRPTSLVDLHQLASRWNIGNILVKNESSRFGLSAFKVLGGSYSVARMLCRRMGIEWEPVDFGTLKKELVRRQIGPLTLATATDGNHGRSVAWMAEQLGLDAVIYMPKGTVRSRVENIRRHGARVEVTDFNYDETVRLVWELANKNGWQVIQDTAWEGYTEIPLWVMQGYTTMSAEAIEQMAAVGMCPTHVFVQAGVGAFAAAMVANMANVFSESPPRFIVVEPTQAACMLASARAGDGRPRGVTGNLDTIMAGLACGEPSPLAWDILRKWCCCFIGCEDFVAANGMRILANPMGEDVAVEAGESGAVGIGLLDRLANHPDCSMLKKELELDSESTVLVFNTEGATDPVNYRDVVWYGKYNG from the coding sequence ATGATGACAACCATTGAAAGTTGCGGTCTGCGCTATGTGCTGGCCTCACCGGCCGCAATATCGCCGCCGGCCGATTTTACCGATGCCCATGCCCGTCAGGCACTCAGCTTTCACAGCACGCTGCCCGGTTATCGGCCAACAAGTCTCGTGGACCTGCACCAGTTGGCCAGCCGCTGGAACATCGGCAATATCCTGGTGAAGAACGAATCCTCCCGTTTCGGTCTGAGCGCCTTCAAAGTACTCGGGGGGAGCTATTCCGTGGCGCGGATGCTTTGCCGGCGGATGGGAATCGAATGGGAACCGGTCGATTTCGGTACCCTGAAAAAAGAACTCGTGCGCCGGCAGATCGGTCCTCTCACGTTGGCCACGGCCACCGACGGCAACCATGGCCGCAGTGTAGCCTGGATGGCCGAGCAGTTGGGATTGGATGCGGTCATTTACATGCCCAAGGGAACGGTGCGCTCGCGCGTGGAAAACATCCGTCGCCATGGCGCCCGCGTCGAGGTTACCGACTTCAACTACGACGAAACCGTCAGACTGGTTTGGGAATTGGCCAACAAAAACGGCTGGCAGGTCATCCAGGATACCGCCTGGGAGGGGTACACTGAAATCCCGCTTTGGGTCATGCAGGGATATACCACCATGAGCGCCGAAGCCATCGAGCAGATGGCCGCGGTGGGGATGTGCCCCACCCATGTGTTCGTTCAGGCCGGGGTGGGTGCCTTTGCCGCAGCCATGGTCGCCAACATGGCAAATGTTTTTAGCGAGAGCCCGCCGCGCTTTATTGTCGTCGAACCGACACAGGCCGCCTGCATGCTGGCTTCGGCCCGGGCCGGCGACGGCCGGCCCCGAGGAGTTACCGGCAATCTGGATACCATCATGGCCGGCCTGGCCTGCGGTGAGCCCAGCCCCCTGGCCTGGGATATCCTACGAAAATGGTGCTGCTGCTTCATTGGTTGCGAAGACTTCGTGGCCGCCAACGGCATGCGCATCCTGGCCAACCCGATGGGAGAAGACGTTGCGGTGGAAGCCGGCGAGTCCGGAGCTGTCGGCATCGGTTTGTTGGATCGACTGGCCAATCATCCCGATTGCTCGATGTTGAAAAAGGAACTGGAACTCGATTCGGAATCGACCGTTTTGGTGTTCAACACCGAAGGGGCGACAGATCCGGTCAACTATCGTGATGTGGTCTGGTATGGGAAGTACAACGGTTAA
- a CDS encoding DUF169 domain-containing protein, with protein sequence MESKIAAAINFKYRPVVVIRADEKPEKAMQFKKGKWGCVMFMFANAARGKTAAFDAETYGCWGGGVGLGFGNAYLDFPGGEDCFAHFLSSGNKQWETGRQVAIGVEQNAGKEFAENFLEGERYVKNPDLVKQWIDELPIKEADSRYVLFKPLDEINQDQETPATVVFVANADQISALVILANYARQGMENVIIPWAAGCQTIGLLPFREGKSEKPRAVVGLTDISARKYVRKLLGAEYLSFAMPWPLFLEMEANVEGSFLERSPWVGL encoded by the coding sequence ATGGAATCAAAAATCGCAGCGGCAATAAATTTCAAGTATCGTCCTGTGGTCGTGATACGGGCCGACGAAAAGCCGGAAAAGGCCATGCAGTTTAAAAAGGGCAAGTGGGGTTGCGTGATGTTCATGTTTGCCAATGCGGCCCGGGGTAAAACCGCTGCGTTCGATGCAGAAACTTACGGCTGCTGGGGCGGCGGTGTGGGGCTTGGCTTTGGCAACGCCTACCTGGATTTCCCGGGCGGTGAGGATTGTTTCGCTCACTTTCTTTCATCCGGCAACAAGCAATGGGAGACAGGTCGACAGGTGGCCATCGGCGTTGAGCAGAATGCCGGAAAGGAATTCGCCGAAAATTTCCTCGAAGGTGAGCGATATGTGAAGAACCCAGACCTGGTGAAACAATGGATTGACGAGCTTCCCATTAAAGAGGCCGATTCCCGGTATGTGCTGTTCAAGCCGCTTGATGAAATCAATCAGGATCAGGAAACGCCGGCCACGGTTGTGTTCGTCGCCAATGCGGACCAGATTTCGGCGCTGGTGATCCTGGCCAATTACGCCCGGCAGGGCATGGAGAACGTGATCATCCCATGGGCGGCGGGCTGCCAGACCATCGGCCTGCTGCCTTTTCGGGAAGGAAAATCGGAAAAACCCCGGGCCGTGGTGGGCCTTACGGACATCTCGGCCAGAAAATATGTCCGCAAACTCCTGGGTGCGGAATATCTTTCCTTTGCCATGCCCTGGCCTCTTTTTCTGGAAATGGAAGCGAATGTGGAAGGCAGTTTTCTTGAGCGGTCGCCCTGGGTCGGCCTTTAG